In one Candidatus Methylomirabilis sp. genomic region, the following are encoded:
- the secD gene encoding protein translocase subunit SecD — APPPEPINLGLDLQGGMHLVLEVDAAQAVANTVLRRAAELRRALEREGLKGVTVEPAGGRTLRLRFSDPKEQERAETVLGAYREMTRTAGEQAGELLLRVSDAEASRIAEAAVDQNVEKIRNRVDQFGVAEPLIQREGGSRIVVQLPGIKDPQRAINLIGQTALLEFKLVDDRHSPEEALAGKVPEGSQLLYEKVLDEKGNVVRRIPYLLEQRTLLTGDTLTSAEVRIDQRTNEPYVGIEFDREGARIFAEVTEKNVGRRLAIVLDGTVYSAPRINERIPAGQAQITGRFTMEEARDLAIVLRAGALPAPVHIVSNLTVGPSLGEDSIAAGLRASLLGGLLVILLMGVYYRGAGLIAVGALLLNLLLLLGALAMIRATLTLPGIAGIALTIGMAVDSNVLIFERIREELRLGKTVRAGIDAGYEKAWVAIIDSHVTTLITGFALFLFGSGPVKGFAVTLTLGVIINLFTAIVGTKVVFDWMTARWHVRRLSI; from the coding sequence CGCGCCCCCCCCCGAGCCGATCAACCTGGGGCTCGACCTCCAGGGCGGGATGCACCTCGTCCTGGAGGTGGATGCGGCCCAGGCGGTCGCGAACACCGTTCTCCGGCGGGCGGCGGAGCTGCGGCGCGCCTTGGAACGGGAGGGGTTGAAGGGGGTCACGGTGGAGCCCGCGGGAGGGCGGACCCTGCGGCTTCGCTTCTCCGACCCCAAGGAGCAGGAGCGTGCCGAGACGGTCCTGGGCGCCTACCGGGAGATGACCCGGACCGCCGGGGAGCAGGCCGGAGAGCTCCTGCTCCGCGTGAGCGACGCCGAGGCGAGCCGGATCGCCGAAGCGGCCGTGGACCAGAACGTGGAGAAGATCCGCAACCGGGTGGACCAGTTCGGGGTGGCGGAGCCCCTCATCCAGCGGGAGGGAGGGAGTCGGATCGTGGTCCAGCTCCCGGGGATCAAGGACCCGCAGCGGGCCATCAACCTGATCGGGCAGACGGCCCTCCTGGAGTTCAAGCTGGTGGACGACCGGCACAGCCCGGAGGAGGCGCTGGCCGGGAAGGTCCCGGAGGGCTCCCAGCTCCTCTACGAGAAGGTCCTGGACGAGAAGGGGAATGTGGTCCGCCGGATCCCCTACCTCCTGGAGCAACGCACCCTCCTCACCGGAGACACCCTCACCTCGGCCGAGGTCCGGATCGACCAGAGGACGAACGAGCCGTACGTGGGCATCGAGTTCGACCGGGAGGGGGCGCGGATCTTCGCGGAGGTGACCGAGAAGAACGTGGGGCGCCGGCTGGCCATCGTCCTGGACGGGACCGTCTACTCCGCCCCCCGCATCAACGAGCGGATCCCCGCGGGCCAGGCGCAGATCACCGGGCGATTCACGATGGAGGAGGCCCGGGACCTGGCGATCGTGCTCAGGGCCGGGGCGCTGCCTGCCCCCGTGCATATCGTCTCGAACCTGACCGTGGGCCCCTCCCTCGGGGAGGACTCGATCGCGGCCGGACTGCGGGCCAGCCTGCTGGGGGGCCTCCTCGTGATCCTCTTGATGGGGGTCTACTATCGGGGCGCGGGCCTCATCGCCGTCGGGGCGCTCCTTCTCAACCTCCTCCTGCTCCTCGGGGCCCTGGCCATGATCCGGGCCACCCTCACCCTGCCGGGTATCGCCGGGATCGCGCTGACCATCGGCATGGCCGTGGACAGCAACGTCCTCATCTTCGAGCGGATCCGCGAGGAGCTCCGCCTGGGGAAGACGGTCCGGGCCGGCATTGACGCCGGCTACGAGAAGGCCTGGGTGGCCATCATCGACTCCCACGTGACCACGCTCATCACCGGGTTTGCCCTCTTCCTCTTCGGGTCGGGGCCGGTCAAGGGGTTCGCCGTCACCCTCACCCTGGGGGTGATCATCAACCTGTTCACGGCCATCGTGGGGACCAAGGTGGTCTTCGACTGGATGACGGCACGTTGGCACGTACGCCGCCTGAGCATTTAG